From Juglans regia cultivar Chandler chromosome 8, Walnut 2.0, whole genome shotgun sequence, the proteins below share one genomic window:
- the LOC109019247 gene encoding 26S proteasome non-ATPase regulatory subunit 4 homolog isoform X1, translated as MVLEATMICIDNSEWMRNGDYAPSRFEAQAEAVNLICGAKTQSNPENTVGILTMAGKGVRVLVTPTSDLGKILACMHGLEIGGEMNLASGIQVAQLALKHRQNKKQQQRIIVFCGSPIKHEKKLIEMIGKKLKKNSVALDIINFGEQDDGKIEKLEALLAAVNNNDTSHIVHVPTGSSALSDVLINTPIFTGDGEGGSGFAAAAAAAAAGGLSGFDFGVDPNLDPELALALRVSMEEERARQEAAAKKAAEEAAKQEKGEGQPSGTQDAMMTERANAATSEVDNKANDLMDDENALLQQALAMSMDDPDSGHETQDTDMSDAAADDPELALALQLSVQDGTKDSSSQSDMSKLLADQSFVSSILASLPGVDPNDPSVKNLLDSIQSQTGASGSNISSQQKNEEKEPKEDEK; from the exons ATGGTGCTTGAG GCGACAATGATCTGCATCGACAACTCCGAGTGGATGCGAAATGGCGATTACGCTCCGTCGAGATTCGAAGCTCAAGCTGAGGCTGTCAATCTCATTTGCGGAGCTAAAACACAG TCTAATCCGGAAAATACAGTGGGAATTCTCACGATGGCGGGAAAAGGAGTTCGTGTTTTGGTCACTCCTACCAGCGATCTCGGCAAGATCCTAGCCTGTATGCATG GTCTAGAAATAGGTGGTGAGATGAACCTGGCTTCCGGTATTCAGGTGGCACAGTTGGCCCTTAAACACcgccaaaataaaaaacagcaGCAACGAATTATTGTCTTTTGTGGAAG CCCtatcaaacatgaaaaaaagTTGATCGAAATGATTGggaagaagttaaaaaagaacaGTGTAGCACTAGATATTATCAATTTTGGTGAACAAGATGATGGGAAGATTGAGAAGCTGGAAGCACTTCTTGCTGCTGTGAACAATAATGATACTAGCCACATTGTTCATGTTCCTACTGGCTCTAGTGCTCTTTCTGATGTACTTATAAA TACACCCATCTTCACTGGAGATGGAGAAGGTGGAAGTGGTTTTGCTGCAGCAGCAGCGGCAGCAGCAGCTGGTGGTCTCTCTGGTTTTGACTTTGGGGTGGATCCCAACCTGGACCCTGAACTTGCCCTTGCTCTGAGAGTTTCAATGGAAGAAGAGAGGGCTCGACAGGAAGCAGCTGCTAAAAAGGCAGCGGAGGAAGCTGCTAAACAGGAAAAAGGAGAGGGCCAGCCATCTGGCACACAGGATGCAATGATGACAGAGCGTGCTAATGCTGCAACGTCGGAAGTTGACAATAAGGCAAATGATTTAATG GATGATGAAAATGCTCTGCTACAGCAGGCCCTTGCAATGTCAATGGATGACCCTGACTCTGGCCATGAAACGCAAGACACTGATATGTCTGATGCAGCTGCAGATGATCCAGAGTTGGCACTAG CTCTTCAATTGTCTGTGCAGGACGGTACAAAGGACTCATCAAGCCAGTCAGATATGAGCAAGTTGTTGGCTGACCAGTCTTTTGTGTCTTCCATTCTTGCATCA CTTCCAGGGGTTGATCCAAACGACCCATCTGTGAAAAATTTGCTTGATTCAATTCAAAGCCAGACTGGGGCGAGTGGATCAAACATATCG TCCCAgcagaaaaatgaagaaaaggaaCCAAAGGAGGATGAAAAATGA
- the LOC109019247 gene encoding 26S proteasome non-ATPase regulatory subunit 4 homolog isoform X3, producing MVLEATMICIDNSEWMRNGDYAPSRFEAQAEAVNLICGAKTQSNPENTVGILTMAGKGVRVLVTPTSDLGKILACMHGLEIGGEMNLASGIQVAQLALKHRQNKKQQQRIIVFCGSTPIFTGDGEGGSGFAAAAAAAAAGGLSGFDFGVDPNLDPELALALRVSMEEERARQEAAAKKAAEEAAKQEKGEGQPSGTQDAMMTERANAATSEVDNKANDLMDDENALLQQALAMSMDDPDSGHETQDTDMSDAAADDPELALALQLSVQDGTKDSSSQSDMSKLLADQSFVSSILASLPGVDPNDPSVKNLLDSIQSQTGASGSNISSQQKNEEKEPKEDEK from the exons ATGGTGCTTGAG GCGACAATGATCTGCATCGACAACTCCGAGTGGATGCGAAATGGCGATTACGCTCCGTCGAGATTCGAAGCTCAAGCTGAGGCTGTCAATCTCATTTGCGGAGCTAAAACACAG TCTAATCCGGAAAATACAGTGGGAATTCTCACGATGGCGGGAAAAGGAGTTCGTGTTTTGGTCACTCCTACCAGCGATCTCGGCAAGATCCTAGCCTGTATGCATG GTCTAGAAATAGGTGGTGAGATGAACCTGGCTTCCGGTATTCAGGTGGCACAGTTGGCCCTTAAACACcgccaaaataaaaaacagcaGCAACGAATTATTGTCTTTTGTGGAAG TACACCCATCTTCACTGGAGATGGAGAAGGTGGAAGTGGTTTTGCTGCAGCAGCAGCGGCAGCAGCAGCTGGTGGTCTCTCTGGTTTTGACTTTGGGGTGGATCCCAACCTGGACCCTGAACTTGCCCTTGCTCTGAGAGTTTCAATGGAAGAAGAGAGGGCTCGACAGGAAGCAGCTGCTAAAAAGGCAGCGGAGGAAGCTGCTAAACAGGAAAAAGGAGAGGGCCAGCCATCTGGCACACAGGATGCAATGATGACAGAGCGTGCTAATGCTGCAACGTCGGAAGTTGACAATAAGGCAAATGATTTAATG GATGATGAAAATGCTCTGCTACAGCAGGCCCTTGCAATGTCAATGGATGACCCTGACTCTGGCCATGAAACGCAAGACACTGATATGTCTGATGCAGCTGCAGATGATCCAGAGTTGGCACTAG CTCTTCAATTGTCTGTGCAGGACGGTACAAAGGACTCATCAAGCCAGTCAGATATGAGCAAGTTGTTGGCTGACCAGTCTTTTGTGTCTTCCATTCTTGCATCA CTTCCAGGGGTTGATCCAAACGACCCATCTGTGAAAAATTTGCTTGATTCAATTCAAAGCCAGACTGGGGCGAGTGGATCAAACATATCG TCCCAgcagaaaaatgaagaaaaggaaCCAAAGGAGGATGAAAAATGA
- the LOC109019247 gene encoding 26S proteasome non-ATPase regulatory subunit 4 homolog isoform X2: MVLEATMICIDNSEWMRNGDYAPSRFEAQAEAVNLICGAKTQSNPENTVGILTMAGKGVRVLVTPTSDLGKILACMHGLEIGGEMNLASGIQVAQLALKHRQNKKQQQRIIVFCGSPIKHEKKLIEMIGKKLKKNSVALDIINFGEQDDGKIEKLEALLAAVNNNDTSHIVHVPTGSSALSDVLINTPIFTGDGEGGSGFAAAAAAAAAGGLSGFDFGVDPNLDPELALALRVSMEEERARQEAAAKKAAEEAAKQEKGEGQPSGTQDAMMTERANAATSEVDNKDDENALLQQALAMSMDDPDSGHETQDTDMSDAAADDPELALALQLSVQDGTKDSSSQSDMSKLLADQSFVSSILASLPGVDPNDPSVKNLLDSIQSQTGASGSNISSQQKNEEKEPKEDEK; the protein is encoded by the exons ATGGTGCTTGAG GCGACAATGATCTGCATCGACAACTCCGAGTGGATGCGAAATGGCGATTACGCTCCGTCGAGATTCGAAGCTCAAGCTGAGGCTGTCAATCTCATTTGCGGAGCTAAAACACAG TCTAATCCGGAAAATACAGTGGGAATTCTCACGATGGCGGGAAAAGGAGTTCGTGTTTTGGTCACTCCTACCAGCGATCTCGGCAAGATCCTAGCCTGTATGCATG GTCTAGAAATAGGTGGTGAGATGAACCTGGCTTCCGGTATTCAGGTGGCACAGTTGGCCCTTAAACACcgccaaaataaaaaacagcaGCAACGAATTATTGTCTTTTGTGGAAG CCCtatcaaacatgaaaaaaagTTGATCGAAATGATTGggaagaagttaaaaaagaacaGTGTAGCACTAGATATTATCAATTTTGGTGAACAAGATGATGGGAAGATTGAGAAGCTGGAAGCACTTCTTGCTGCTGTGAACAATAATGATACTAGCCACATTGTTCATGTTCCTACTGGCTCTAGTGCTCTTTCTGATGTACTTATAAA TACACCCATCTTCACTGGAGATGGAGAAGGTGGAAGTGGTTTTGCTGCAGCAGCAGCGGCAGCAGCAGCTGGTGGTCTCTCTGGTTTTGACTTTGGGGTGGATCCCAACCTGGACCCTGAACTTGCCCTTGCTCTGAGAGTTTCAATGGAAGAAGAGAGGGCTCGACAGGAAGCAGCTGCTAAAAAGGCAGCGGAGGAAGCTGCTAAACAGGAAAAAGGAGAGGGCCAGCCATCTGGCACACAGGATGCAATGATGACAGAGCGTGCTAATGCTGCAACGTCGGAAGTTGACAATAAG GATGATGAAAATGCTCTGCTACAGCAGGCCCTTGCAATGTCAATGGATGACCCTGACTCTGGCCATGAAACGCAAGACACTGATATGTCTGATGCAGCTGCAGATGATCCAGAGTTGGCACTAG CTCTTCAATTGTCTGTGCAGGACGGTACAAAGGACTCATCAAGCCAGTCAGATATGAGCAAGTTGTTGGCTGACCAGTCTTTTGTGTCTTCCATTCTTGCATCA CTTCCAGGGGTTGATCCAAACGACCCATCTGTGAAAAATTTGCTTGATTCAATTCAAAGCCAGACTGGGGCGAGTGGATCAAACATATCG TCCCAgcagaaaaatgaagaaaaggaaCCAAAGGAGGATGAAAAATGA